The following are encoded in a window of Bdellovibrionales bacterium genomic DNA:
- a CDS encoding 6,7-dimethyl-8-ribityllumazine synthase, translating to MTQFKVGVVTARFNSEVTDKLEEGALSYLEGTGLEVLAVKVPGAVEIPLACKALFDAGCTGVVALGAVIRGETSHYDYVCNSVERGVTALMLEYNRPIGFGVLTTENEEQAMDRAGGKHGNKGAEAAQVVLEMMGLLTELGKEAAVKSAPKTSSAQERRGGKATKKKAAKKPTKKAKKK from the coding sequence ATGACACAATTCAAAGTCGGAGTCGTTACGGCTCGTTTCAATAGCGAAGTAACAGACAAATTGGAAGAAGGAGCTCTCAGCTATCTTGAAGGCACAGGCCTTGAAGTTTTAGCGGTGAAAGTTCCTGGCGCAGTAGAGATTCCTCTGGCGTGTAAAGCATTATTCGATGCTGGCTGCACGGGTGTTGTTGCTTTGGGTGCAGTGATCCGTGGCGAGACTTCTCACTATGATTATGTTTGCAACAGCGTTGAGCGCGGTGTGACAGCACTGATGCTGGAATACAACAGACCCATCGGCTTCGGTGTGTTGACGACAGAAAACGAAGAGCAAGCGATGGACCGTGCCGGTGGTAAACACGGCAACAAAGGTGCAGAAGCGGCTCAAGTTGTTTTAGAGATGATGGGTCTTTTGACTGAGCTCGGCAAAGAAGCCGCGGTGAAGAGCGCACCAAAGACTTCGTCGGCTCAAGAGCGTCGTGGTGGAAAAGCCACTAAGAAAAAGGCCGCAAAAAAGCCTACCAAGAAAGCAAAAAAGAAATAA
- a CDS encoding HAMP domain-containing protein, whose translation MEFRKRRRELITIALLSLLVFFLTWFEIRILATSKQLPFVHSIFFFGLVNFNIILLLLLIFLIFRNVVKVFVERRGKIFGSSLKAKLIAAFVAFSTIPTLLMFVISVFYINSSFDKWFSVKMVGVLKSSLEVTNAYYAGTKTKNYHFAHQIANRVQKERNPAAIQKTINQLRKEYALDSVEYYPSLFQGRMSSFSEDDNIPPIPPVSLEFLQKGVKAHREWSTIHQFGEGNLVRVIVPVKEGEDRGAIVVSSFVPLSLISRMNDVGTAYEEFRDINPLEYPLKSIYLIILFLITFVILLAATWFGFYLARQLAVPLVQLGKATLRVAGGDYTQKIETSSGSEEISLLITSFNKMTETLATSERELHNTLQDLDQHNRYIEVVLGNVSTGVISVGQNGQVTTINRHAADLLKIDPAKYVGRPVRELLTLEYFRTFSELLKTMQDHKIENISKEFHVNVQGQSIPLQMNLSILKDERGQEVGMILVFDDMSPIVNAQRAAAWTEVARRIAHEIKNPLTPIKLSAERLQRKFGAQVTDPAFSECTNMIIHQVDDLKKMVNEFSQFARLPQSKPVTGTLNKVIEESLMVFRQAHPNVKFDFQEDPNLPEFKFDPDQIRRVFVNLIDNSVAALSKEAEPVITITTRYDADLKIVRLTVADNGEGIPAAERNRIFEPYYSTKEGGTGLGLPIVKRIIEDHNGFIRATANEPKGTKMLMELPVNVVDAWSPSKAGNKV comes from the coding sequence ATGGAGTTCCGCAAACGGCGCCGAGAGCTCATTACCATCGCGCTGCTGTCTTTGCTCGTCTTCTTTCTGACTTGGTTTGAAATCCGCATTCTTGCAACCAGCAAGCAGCTGCCTTTCGTACACAGCATTTTCTTCTTTGGTCTGGTTAACTTCAACATCATCCTGTTGTTGCTTTTGATCTTCCTGATTTTCCGTAACGTCGTAAAAGTTTTCGTTGAGCGACGGGGCAAGATCTTTGGCAGCAGTTTGAAGGCCAAACTGATTGCCGCGTTCGTGGCGTTTAGTACAATCCCGACCTTGTTGATGTTCGTGATCTCGGTGTTTTATATCAACTCGAGCTTCGATAAGTGGTTCAGCGTAAAAATGGTCGGAGTTCTTAAGAGTTCGCTCGAAGTGACCAACGCGTACTACGCGGGGACAAAGACCAAGAACTATCACTTTGCTCACCAGATCGCGAACCGTGTTCAAAAAGAACGGAACCCGGCCGCAATTCAAAAAACCATCAATCAGCTTCGTAAAGAATATGCTCTTGATTCGGTTGAATACTATCCTTCGTTGTTCCAGGGCCGCATGTCGTCGTTCTCTGAGGATGACAACATTCCGCCAATTCCGCCGGTCTCTCTTGAGTTCTTACAGAAGGGCGTCAAGGCCCATCGCGAGTGGAGTACCATTCATCAATTCGGTGAAGGAAATCTCGTTCGCGTGATCGTGCCGGTGAAAGAGGGCGAAGATCGTGGTGCCATCGTTGTATCAAGCTTCGTTCCGCTGTCGTTGATTTCGCGGATGAACGACGTGGGGACCGCCTACGAAGAGTTCCGCGACATCAATCCGCTTGAATATCCGCTCAAATCTATTTACCTGATCATCTTGTTCTTGATCACATTTGTGATTCTGCTCGCCGCGACTTGGTTTGGTTTCTACCTCGCTCGTCAGCTGGCGGTGCCGCTCGTGCAGCTGGGTAAAGCGACCTTGCGAGTTGCCGGCGGAGACTACACACAGAAAATTGAAACGAGCTCCGGCAGTGAAGAGATCTCATTGCTGATCACGTCGTTTAATAAAATGACTGAGACTCTCGCAACGTCCGAGCGTGAGTTACATAATACTTTGCAAGATTTGGATCAGCACAATCGCTACATCGAAGTTGTGCTCGGGAACGTCAGCACGGGTGTGATCTCTGTAGGTCAAAACGGCCAGGTCACAACGATCAATCGTCACGCGGCGGATCTGCTTAAGATCGATCCAGCGAAATACGTCGGCCGTCCAGTGCGTGAGCTTTTGACTCTTGAATATTTCCGCACTTTCTCTGAATTGCTCAAGACCATGCAGGATCACAAGATTGAAAACATCTCGAAAGAATTCCATGTGAATGTTCAAGGCCAATCGATCCCGCTGCAAATGAATCTATCGATCTTGAAAGACGAACGTGGTCAGGAAGTCGGTATGATTCTCGTCTTCGACGACATGAGCCCAATCGTCAATGCTCAGCGTGCGGCGGCTTGGACGGAAGTCGCTCGTCGTATCGCCCACGAAATTAAGAATCCGCTGACACCCATCAAACTTTCTGCAGAACGCCTGCAACGCAAGTTTGGTGCGCAGGTCACGGATCCGGCATTTAGCGAATGCACGAACATGATCATTCACCAAGTCGATGATTTGAAGAAAATGGTTAACGAGTTCAGTCAGTTCGCCCGCTTGCCGCAAAGTAAACCTGTGACGGGAACGCTCAACAAAGTCATCGAAGAGTCTCTGATGGTCTTCCGTCAGGCGCATCCGAATGTGAAGTTCGACTTCCAAGAGGATCCGAACTTGCCAGAGTTTAAATTCGACCCGGATCAAATCCGTCGCGTGTTCGTGAACTTGATCGACAACTCCGTGGCAGCTCTCAGCAAAGAGGCTGAGCCTGTGATTACGATCACCACTCGCTACGATGCGGATCTTAAGATCGTCCGCCTGACCGTGGCAGACAACGGCGAGGGGATTCCGGCAGCAGAACGCAACCGCATCTTTGAGCCTTATTACAGCACTAAAGAGGGAGGCACCGGTCTCGGCCTTCCGATCGTTAAAAGAATTATTGAAGATCATAATGGCTTCATCCGCGCGACTGCGAATGAGCCTAAAGGAACTAAAATGCTGATGGAACTTCCAGTAAACGTCGTTGACGCCTGGAGCCCGTCAAAGGCAGGGAATAAAGTATGA
- a CDS encoding sigma-54-dependent Fis family transcriptional regulator, whose product MSENKKYKILIIDDEAPIREVLGATLKDEGYTVSSAQDGVSGLQAIRQFNPDIVFLDIWMPGDLDGIQVLNQARKEFPQVDFVMISGHGTIETAVKATKLGAYDFIEKPLSMDKITIIISNILNYQAEREEKVLLLNKLRKSIALIGEAPAIMATKQIIAKMAPTQSWILVAGEPGVGKALAAQNIHYLSTRAGKAFVDVNCGTIPEDLLESEIFGIEKGAMPGVEKVKKGKLDLAQGGTLFLNEVAALTPEVQHRLVKFYETKAYYRVGGSEEIRGDVRIIATTTKDLEKMVKEGRFSEDLYYKLNIIPFRMPTMRERPEDIPVLTSYFSDHVAREGGYLKKAFSEQAMEAMMKYEWPGNVRELKNFIERVYILTPGEFVDLHDVRFAGLVGKEDDKMSMDAMSTFREARARFEKEYLLKKIAENGGNISKTAEVIGLERSYLHRKIKSYGIEVS is encoded by the coding sequence ATGAGCGAAAACAAAAAATACAAAATCCTGATTATCGACGACGAAGCACCGATCCGCGAGGTTTTGGGCGCGACTCTCAAAGATGAAGGCTACACCGTTTCTAGCGCCCAAGATGGCGTTTCGGGCCTTCAGGCGATTCGTCAGTTTAATCCTGACATCGTCTTCCTCGACATCTGGATGCCGGGCGATCTCGATGGGATTCAGGTTTTGAATCAAGCCCGCAAAGAATTCCCGCAAGTGGACTTCGTGATGATCTCCGGCCACGGAACGATCGAGACTGCCGTAAAAGCAACGAAGCTTGGCGCTTACGACTTTATCGAGAAGCCGCTTTCAATGGACAAGATCACGATCATCATCTCAAACATCTTGAACTACCAAGCTGAGCGTGAAGAGAAGGTTTTGCTCTTAAATAAACTCCGTAAGAGCATTGCTCTCATCGGTGAAGCGCCGGCGATCATGGCGACAAAGCAAATCATCGCGAAGATGGCGCCGACGCAGTCTTGGATTCTCGTTGCCGGCGAGCCGGGCGTAGGTAAAGCGCTGGCGGCGCAAAACATCCACTACCTCAGCACGCGCGCAGGTAAAGCTTTCGTCGACGTGAACTGCGGTACGATTCCTGAAGATCTTCTCGAGAGCGAAATCTTCGGTATCGAGAAGGGCGCAATGCCCGGTGTGGAAAAAGTTAAAAAAGGAAAGCTCGATCTCGCTCAGGGCGGGACGTTGTTCCTCAATGAGGTCGCGGCTTTGACTCCGGAAGTTCAACACCGTCTCGTAAAATTCTACGAGACGAAAGCTTATTACCGTGTCGGTGGCTCTGAAGAAATCCGTGGCGACGTTCGCATCATCGCCACGACGACCAAAGATCTTGAAAAAATGGTTAAAGAAGGCCGTTTCAGTGAAGACCTCTACTATAAACTCAACATCATCCCGTTCCGTATGCCGACCATGCGCGAGCGTCCAGAGGACATTCCAGTTTTGACTTCTTACTTCAGCGACCACGTAGCTCGTGAGGGTGGTTATTTGAAAAAGGCCTTCTCGGAGCAAGCGATGGAGGCCATGATGAAATACGAGTGGCCGGGCAACGTGCGCGAGTTGAAGAACTTCATCGAGCGCGTGTACATCCTCACTCCAGGCGAGTTCGTTGATTTGCATGACGTGCGCTTTGCCGGTCTTGTCGGCAAAGAAGACGATAAAATGAGCATGGACGCGATGTCGACCTTCCGTGAAGCTCGTGCGCGTTTCGAAAAAGAATACCTTCTCAAGAAAATTGCTGAAAACGGCGGCAACATCAGCAAGACCGCTGAAGTGATTGGACTTGAAAGAAGCTATTTACATCGTAAGATTAAGTCTTACGGCATCGAGGTATCATAA
- a CDS encoding proline--tRNA ligase: MSQTAITPTRAQNYPEWYQEVIKAADMAENSPVRGCMVIKPWGYAIWENMQKVLDGKFKETGHMNAYFPLLIPLSFLEQEAEHVEGFAKECAVVTHHRLKAGPDGKLIPDGKLEEPLIIRPTSETIIGHQYAKWVKSYRDLPILVNQWCNVMRWEMRTRMFLRTAEFLWQEGHTVHATAEEAKEETLKMLDVYADFAENYMAIPVTKGMKTPDERFPGAVDTYTIEAMMQDNKALQSGTSHFLGQNFAKASGIKFLSKEGKEEIAWTTSWGMSTRMIGGLIMTHSDDDGLVLPPKIAPLHVAIMPIYRNDEERTQVLEYVNTLAKEIRASRYDGQPIMVKVDDRDIRGGDKAWQYIKQGVPVRVEVGPRDMAKGEVFVGRRDKGVKEKSGMARGLFVESLPKILEEIQQNIFNKAKAHREANTKKIDNLKDFEAFFGGDAESQAGGFALVHWNEAAIGHEILAKLKVTPRCIPLDGPAEDGICIFTGKPSKKRVIFAKSY, from the coding sequence ATGTCACAAACAGCAATTACTCCTACACGCGCGCAAAATTATCCAGAATGGTATCAGGAGGTCATCAAGGCCGCTGATATGGCTGAGAACTCGCCGGTTCGCGGTTGCATGGTGATTAAACCATGGGGCTATGCGATCTGGGAAAACATGCAAAAGGTTCTCGATGGCAAGTTCAAAGAAACCGGCCACATGAATGCTTACTTCCCACTTTTGATTCCATTGAGCTTTCTTGAGCAGGAAGCTGAACACGTTGAGGGATTCGCAAAAGAGTGCGCGGTGGTTACTCATCATCGTTTGAAAGCCGGACCAGACGGCAAATTGATTCCAGACGGTAAACTCGAAGAACCTTTGATCATTCGTCCAACCAGCGAAACGATCATCGGTCACCAATACGCAAAATGGGTTAAGTCTTACCGTGATTTGCCAATTCTCGTGAATCAATGGTGCAACGTTATGCGCTGGGAAATGCGTACGCGTATGTTCCTCCGCACAGCGGAATTCCTCTGGCAAGAGGGGCATACTGTTCACGCGACAGCTGAAGAAGCTAAAGAAGAAACTCTGAAAATGTTGGACGTTTACGCTGACTTTGCCGAGAACTACATGGCGATTCCAGTGACGAAAGGGATGAAAACTCCAGACGAGAGATTCCCAGGCGCAGTTGATACTTACACTATCGAAGCGATGATGCAGGATAATAAGGCTTTGCAATCAGGCACGTCTCACTTCTTGGGACAGAACTTCGCAAAAGCTTCCGGCATTAAGTTCCTCAGTAAAGAGGGCAAAGAAGAGATTGCATGGACGACTTCTTGGGGTATGTCGACTCGTATGATCGGCGGCCTCATCATGACCCATAGTGATGACGACGGCTTGGTGTTGCCGCCAAAAATTGCCCCACTTCACGTAGCCATCATGCCGATCTACCGTAACGATGAAGAGCGCACACAAGTGCTTGAGTACGTAAATACTTTGGCAAAAGAAATCCGCGCTTCACGCTACGATGGTCAACCGATCATGGTGAAAGTCGACGACCGCGATATCCGCGGCGGCGATAAAGCATGGCAGTACATCAAGCAAGGTGTTCCAGTTCGTGTAGAAGTGGGCCCTCGCGATATGGCGAAAGGCGAAGTATTCGTCGGCCGTCGTGATAAAGGTGTTAAAGAAAAATCAGGAATGGCTCGTGGTTTGTTTGTAGAATCTTTGCCGAAGATCCTTGAAGAAATTCAGCAAAACATCTTCAACAAAGCTAAAGCACATCGTGAGGCCAATACCAAGAAGATCGATAATCTGAAAGACTTCGAAGCCTTCTTCGGTGGCGATGCCGAGTCTCAAGCGGGTGGCTTTGCGCTTGTTCACTGGAATGAGGCGGCGATCGGTCACGAGATCCTCGCGAAGTTAAAAGTCACTCCACGCTGTATCCCTCTCGATGGGCCGGCGGAAGACGGCATCTGTATCTTTACTGGTAAGCCGTCTAAGAAACGTGTTATTTTTGCGAAGTCTTACTAA